In a genomic window of Ranitomeya imitator isolate aRanImi1 chromosome 5, aRanImi1.pri, whole genome shotgun sequence:
- the CASP8AP2 gene encoding CASP8-associated protein 2 isoform X1: protein MDGLTKMPFNQGHSDEDMMYFRDLYASPAKSDASSVDIYDGLDTTTLTEQAVEKSSPSRTCLDLYEEILTEEGTAKETSFNDLSGKYENCQKQIKQLITRLKEMKSMNSSLQNENQCLKKNISALIKTARVEITRKEDEINRLNQRLGMPGMNHSFKPSQIPIMNINNRSQSDDLSKNIRNTENLPKKNITLQSKDITSHYSKNLCGQEKSCVKSSPTCPPVNKPISSHCKDSIMKSSHVEPPCLEANDTNKIQMGLDNLNKVTERNRTKERPKSSSANLVSENSDLKEKVRRSPLKCGRNDSSQEKRNSKSEASSEIEDRKYHSISYKEKMQLKDLDSAKEKEVRKYERSPHRRDSRAYEKEKNTESRHKTSEKIEEPRRSKRTHFSTPKDDGSHKFLEQSDGKRSLDTGRKDKRSSEYNESKHGNKDSKQSRSENSPRNKPNRDNKTERSDREKRGDEKKRSRDDHDRNKHDRKDKMHETKVKDTHQSSSKGKGSHSKVNEKSKNGDKIKVDSGQKDLKLSFMETLNLTLSPAKKTPDDAHRMLPVASIKDCEVEESIAKSSSPQCVTENHVDSLCPQQTDLERSELVSLDNRSTKVLNIEDANQASPSEPVVEMKVQPNTAVENHLLEKLTIDDKQLVSTDLHTVDSEVMDMHSPFDGSDLIDLDSFIEIDRCSGSPSSATPNMSTPAEQTQDISIVEPSEEDDQAMKLKSNLTETPKGICESPDTDLVNISTKGIENKHCFHDEGSIDFNVLRHIPKLLSPLKSPARPKALHTLERTAKASVVSNAHKELLPETNVKSTCLSASDEINKENCQPDNKLDFGCKIPAVACNDDLEEGEILSEEEQMPSQTIQPISNAGQLVADHITSVTKSQSGQDSERLSNTEKPIMLPEKSATKKKTKIATQSKLSALPTSKQRKLSADCCLDGILKIVTPSSIQDVLQMLRIIRKHIRNKYMKFKIQFPLTQFHRIIEAATLYFITLVRNLDWCCICSSPERLQKKLCRQIETRLKKLKKNGIVDRIFEQHLLDMKKRLWKFVEEQLDSLFDILKVVIVKLCDKAEIEKDTESCTNAQKSGPVTNSQNERIKHVDKHTLPELGSVTCLRKLEFHNQVEVSHPKTQNNTKMAVQVELVKDLKPITVKDIKVDFTSSKVSPTSKFYLRSPTKMSTSNEPKNQQNTSGLSFNLVNDDHMGDVFKSLLRDSDNLPYNALPESMLIFGTPEKSGSRQKFENLDSLSENKTPPKDPFSWPLILSPHIPTFPCLETVLNPDVFDENCLLETPISASSSKSLNGSDDQLKSYSSILLEDLAVSLTVPSPLKSDSHLSFLRPTCVTEPISEVDGKCCEGSVLDEEDATEQDIHLTLDSDNSSIGSLEDLGESGSFQYHPSEPMQAVIMEKSNDHFIVKIRRAVSSSSPVSDCSLELTDKAALRSIKATEGNTVEIEPRLDIESEEHTDSQIIHSDHLDLAVVAENCTVDLERLESVPLAVPENESVFKLPPSRRKPVEIPAEVKQISNDTVEPSGTDIEKNATSCIKETCSPVPPAEILPMETCDASTTDVNLKKKKRKSLDDKPSAKRQKKLSPPDGDKGTNHNIIEGLHLEKSNKGKHKRAVSDGAINIQSSIVSPTNLSAKNVIKKKGEVVVSWTRDEDRAILLECQKLAPTKKTFIFLSSTMNKYPHQVEERFRQLMKLFKKSRNSSS, encoded by the exons ATGGATGGACTTACTAAGATGCCGTTCAATCAAggacatagtgatgaggacatgatgTATTTTCGAGATCTTTATG CTTCTCCTGCAAAAAGTGATGCAAGTTCAGTTGACATATATGATGGTTTGGACACAACAACTTTAACAG AGCAAGCAGTTGAAAAAAGCAGTCCTTCAAGAACCTGCTTGGACCTTTATGAAGAAATCCTGACAGAGGAAGGAACTGCTAAAGAAACTTCATTCAATGAT CTAAGTGGTAAATACGAGAATTGCCAGAAACAAATAAAACAATTGATTACAAGACTGAAGGAAATGAAGTCTATG AATTCAAGTTTGCAAAATGAAAATCAGTGCTTAAAAAAGAATATATCTGCCCTCATTAAAACTGCACGAGTAGAAATTACACGTAAAGAAGATGAGATCAACAGACTAAATCAGAG GTTGGGCATGCCAGGAATGAACCACAGTTTTAAACCGTCTCAAATACCAATAATGAATATTAATAATAGATCACAATCTGATGACCTCTCAAAGAACATTAGAAACACAGAGAACTTGCCAAAGAAAAATATTACTTTACAATCTAAAGACATAACAAGTCACTATTCTAAAAATCTTTGTGGTCAGGAGAAGTCTTGTGTGAAAAGTAGCCCAACGTGCCCACCAGTAAATAAACCTATTTCTAGTCATTGCAAAGATAGTATAATGAAGAGTTCCCATGTAGAGCCGCCATGCTTAGAAGCAAATGATACAAATAAGATACAAATGGGCTTGGACAACCTAAATAAGGTCACGGAGAGAAATCGGACAAAGGAAAGGCCAAAATCTAGTTCTGCCAATTTAGTAAGTGAAAATTCTGATCTAAAAGAAAAGGTACGTAGATCGCCTCTAAAATGTGGAAGAAATGATTCTTCTCAGGAAAAAAGAAATTCAAAGTCAGAAGCCAGCTCTGAGATAGAAGACCGCAAATACCATTCAATCTCCTATAAAGAAAAAATGCAGCTAAAAGATCTGGATTCTGCTAAAGAGAAAGAAGTAAGAAAATATGAAAGGTCTCCACACAGAAGGGACTCTAGAgcatatgaaaaagaaaaaaacacagaatCAAGGCATAAGACATCCGAGAAAATTGAAGAGCCACGAAGATCTAAAAGAACACATTTTTCAACCCCAAAAGATGATGGTTCCCACAAGTTCTTGGAGCAGAGTGATGGTAAAAGAAGTCTTGATACAGGTAGAAAGGATAAGCGTTCCTCAGAGTACAATGAGTCCAAGCATGGAAACAAAGATTCAAAACAAAGCAGATCTGAAAACTCCCCAAGAAATAAGCCTAATCGTGACAACAAAACTGAAAGATCTGATCGTGAAAAGAGAGGAGATGAAAAGAAAAGATCTAGAGATGACCATGATCGAAATAAGCATGACCGAAAGGATAAAATGCATGAAACAAAAGTAAAAGATACTCATCAGTCATCAAGCAAAGGTAAAGGCTCCCATTCTAAAGTAAATGAGAAGAGCAAAAATGGCGACAAAATTAAAGTGGACAGTGGCCAAAAAGACCTGAAACTGTCATTTATGGAGACCCTTAATTTAACACTTTCTCCCGCTAAAAAAACACCTGATGACGCACATCGGATGTTGCCTGTTGCCTCCATTAAGGATTGTGAGGTGGAGGAAAGCATAGCTAAAAGTTCATCTCCGCAATGCGTGACTGAAAACCATGTTGACTCTCTGTGTCCTCAACAGACTGACTTAGAACGCAGTGAACTTGTTTCATTGGATAACAGATCAACCAAAGTCTTAAATATAGAAGACGCCAACCAAGCATCTCCATCCGAACCGGTTGTAGAAATGAAAGTGCAACCAAATACAGCTGTTGAGAACCACTTACTGGAAAAGTTAACAATAGATGATAAACAGCTTGTGTCTACTGATTTACATACAGTGGACTCGGAGGTGATGGACATGCACAGTCCATTTGATGGTTCAGATCTTATTGATCTCGATTCGTTTATAGAAATTGATAGATGCAGTGGAAGTCCGAGTTCTGCAACTCCTAACATGTCTACACCTGCTGAACAGACTCAAGATATCAGTATCGTAGAGCCAAGTGAGGAAGACGACCAAGCAATGAAACTGAAATCAAATCTAACTGAAACCCCAAAAGGTATATGTGAGTCTCCAGATACTGACCTTGTAAACATAAGCACAAAAGGAATTGAGAATAAGCATTGTTTCCATGATGAAGGCTCTATTGACTTTAACGTTTTAAGACATATTCCAAAACTCCTCAGTCCACTGAAAAGCCCAGCCCGGCCTAAAGCTCTGCATACCCTTGAGCGCACAGCTAAGGCTTCTGTAGTGAGCAATGCACATAAAG AATTGTTACCAGAGACAAATGTCAAATCCACATGTTTATCAGCATCTGATGAAATAAACAAAGAAAATTGTCAACCAGATAACAAGCTAGACTTTGGCTGTAAAATCCCTGCAGTCGCTTGTAATGATGATTTGGAAGAAGGGGAGATTTTAAGTGAAGAAGAGCAAATGCCTAGCCAAACAATCCAACCTATAAGTAATGCTGGCCAATTGGTTGCCGACCACATAACAAGTGTGACTAAGAGCCAGTCTGGTCAAGATAGTGAACGTTTGTCCAATACAGAGAAGCCAATTATGCTCCCAGAAAAATCTGCTACAAAAAAGAAAACTAAAATTGCCACGCAATCAAAATTGTCAGCACTTCCAACCAGTAAACAAAGAAAGTTAAGTGCAGATTGTTGCCTGGACGGGATCTTAAAAATTGTCACCCCATCAAGTATTCAAGATGTTCTTCAGATGTTACGGATTATAAGAAAACACATACGAAACAAATACATGAAATTTAAGATTCAATTTCCACTTACCCAGTTTCATCGTATAATTGAAGCTGCAACATTATATTTTATTACTTTGGTAAGAAATCTAGACTGGTGCTGCATATGTTCCTCACCAGAAAGATTGCAAAAAAAGCTTTGTAGGCAAATCGAGACAAGACTGAAAAAGTTGAAAAAGAATGGTATTGTCGACAGAATTTTTGAGCAACATCTCCTTGATATGAAGAAAAGACTGTGGAAATTTGTAGAGGAGCAACTTGATTCGTTGTTTGACATCTTGAAGGTAGTGATTGTGAAACTTTGTGACAAGGCTGAAATAGAAAAAGATACAGAATCTTGCACGAATGCCCAAAAATCTGGTCCTGTAACAAATTCTCAAAATGAGAGAATCAAACATGTAGATAAACACACTTTGCCCGAATTAGGATCAGTTACCTGTCTAAGAAAACTTGAGTTCCACAATCAAGTGGAAGTATCACATCCGAAGACTCAAAATAATACTAAAATGGCTGTGCAAGTAGAACTTGTAAAGGACTTGAAACCAATTACTGTTAAAGACATTAAGGTTGATTTCACTTCTAGTAAAGTTAGCCCAACCTCGAAGTTTTATCTTCGTTCACCCACCAAGATGTCTACATCTAATGaaccaaaaaatcagcaaaatacgTCTGGTTTATCTTTTAATTTGGTAAATGATGATCACATGGGGGACGTTTTTAAGAGCTTGCTTCGTGATTCTGATAATTTGCCCTATAATGCCTTACCAGAAAGCATGTTGATATTTGGAACTCCAGAAAAATCTGGGTCCAGGCAGAAATTTGAAAATTTAGATTCCCTGTCTGAAAATAAAACTCCACCTAAAGATCCTTTTTCCTGGCCCTTAATTTTGTCTCCACATATTCCAACTTTCCCTTGTCTTGAAACTGTACTGAATCCTGATGTCTTCGATGAAAACTGTTTACTAGAGACTCCTATCAGTGCGTCTTCCAGCAAGTCCTTAAATGGCTCAGATGATCAGCTCAAATCCTATTCTTCAATTCTTCTGGAAGATCTTGCAGTATCTTTAACTGTTCCATCGCCTTTGAAATCCGATTCACATCTCAGTTTTCTTAGACCAACTTGTGTTACAGAGCCCATATCGGAAGTTGATGGAAAGTGCTGTGAGGGGTCTGTACTTGACGAAGAAGATGCAACTGAACAAGACATACATTTAACTTTGGATTCTGATAACTCAAGCATTGGATCTTTGGAAGATTTGGGCGAATCAGGCAGCTTCCAGTACCATCCAAGTGAGCCTATGCAGGCTGTTATAATGGAAAAGTCGAATGACCATTTCATTGTGAAAATAAGACGCGCTGTGTCTTCTAGCTCTCCAGTTTCTGACTGCTCACTGGAACTGACCGATAAAGCCGCCCTCAGATCTATAAAGGCTACGGAAGGTAATACAGTTGAAATAGAACCTAGACTGGACATAGAGTCAGAAGAACATACTGACAGCCAAATAATCCATTCAGATCACTTAGATTTAGCAGTTGTGGCTGAGAATTGTACAGTTGACTTAGAGAGACTGGAGAGTGTCCCCCTTGCGGTACCAGAAAATGAATCTGTATTTAAATTGCCTCCTAGTAGAAGGAAACCTGTAGAAATCCCAGCTGAAGTAAAACAAATTTCTAATGATACAGTAGAACCTTCTGGAACGGATATTGAGAAGAATGCTACAAGCTGCATTAAGGAAACCTGCAGCCCAGTTCCACCTGCTGAAATATTGCCTATGGAAACATGTGATGCCAGCACCACAGACGTAAATttgaagaaaaagaaaaggaagtcATTGGATGATAAACCATCAGCCAAACGTCAGAAAAAGTTATCTCCTCCTGATGGGGATAAAGGTACAAATCATAATATAATTGAAGGCTTGCACTTGGAGAAATCCAATAAGGGGAAACACAAAAGAGCGGTTAGTGATGGTGCTATAAACATCCAGTCCTCCATAGTCTCTCCAACGAACTTGTCTGCAAAGAACGTCATCAAAAAGAAGGGAGAAGTTGTTGTTTCTTGGACAAG AGATGAAGACCGTGCGATACTCTTGGAGTGTCAAAAACTTGCTCCAACTAAAAAGACATTTATCTTCCTATCTTCTACTATGAATAAATATCCACATCAG gtGGAAGAGAGATTCCGTCAGTTAATGAAGTTGTTTAAGAAGAGCAGAAATTCAAGCAGCTGA
- the CASP8AP2 gene encoding CASP8-associated protein 2 isoform X2, translating to MDGLTKMPFNQGHSDEDMMYFRDLYASPAKSDASSVDIYDGLDTTTLTEQAVEKSSPSRTCLDLYEEILTEEGTAKETSFNDLSGKYENCQKQIKQLITRLKEMKSMNSSLQNENQCLKKNISALIKTARVEITRKEDEINRLNQRLGMPGMNHSFKPSQIPIMNINNRSQSDDLSKNIRNTENLPKKNITLQSKDITSHYSKNLCGQEKSCVKSSPTCPPVNKPISSHCKDSIMKSSHVEPPCLEANDTNKIQMGLDNLNKVTERNRTKERPKSSSANLVSENSDLKEKVRRSPLKCGRNDSSQEKRNSKSEASSEIEDRKYHSISYKEKMQLKDLDSAKEKEVRKYERSPHRRDSRAYEKEKNTESRHKTSEKIEEPRRSKRTHFSTPKDDGSHKFLEQSDGKRSLDTGRKDKRSSEYNESKHGNKDSKQSRSENSPRNKPNRDNKTERSDREKRGDEKKRSRDDHDRNKHDRKDKMHETKVKDTHQSSSKGKGSHSKVNEKSKNGDKIKVDSGQKDLKLSFMETLNLTLSPAKKTPDDAHRMLPVASIKDCEVEESIAKSSSPQCVTENHVDSLCPQQTDLERSELVSLDNRSTKVLNIEDANQASPSEPVVEMKVQPNTAVENHLLEKLTIDDKQLVSTDLHTVDSEVMDMHSPFDGSDLIDLDSFIEIDRCSGSPSSATPNMSTPAEQTQDISIVEPSEEDDQAMKLKSNLTETPKELLPETNVKSTCLSASDEINKENCQPDNKLDFGCKIPAVACNDDLEEGEILSEEEQMPSQTIQPISNAGQLVADHITSVTKSQSGQDSERLSNTEKPIMLPEKSATKKKTKIATQSKLSALPTSKQRKLSADCCLDGILKIVTPSSIQDVLQMLRIIRKHIRNKYMKFKIQFPLTQFHRIIEAATLYFITLVRNLDWCCICSSPERLQKKLCRQIETRLKKLKKNGIVDRIFEQHLLDMKKRLWKFVEEQLDSLFDILKVVIVKLCDKAEIEKDTESCTNAQKSGPVTNSQNERIKHVDKHTLPELGSVTCLRKLEFHNQVEVSHPKTQNNTKMAVQVELVKDLKPITVKDIKVDFTSSKVSPTSKFYLRSPTKMSTSNEPKNQQNTSGLSFNLVNDDHMGDVFKSLLRDSDNLPYNALPESMLIFGTPEKSGSRQKFENLDSLSENKTPPKDPFSWPLILSPHIPTFPCLETVLNPDVFDENCLLETPISASSSKSLNGSDDQLKSYSSILLEDLAVSLTVPSPLKSDSHLSFLRPTCVTEPISEVDGKCCEGSVLDEEDATEQDIHLTLDSDNSSIGSLEDLGESGSFQYHPSEPMQAVIMEKSNDHFIVKIRRAVSSSSPVSDCSLELTDKAALRSIKATEGNTVEIEPRLDIESEEHTDSQIIHSDHLDLAVVAENCTVDLERLESVPLAVPENESVFKLPPSRRKPVEIPAEVKQISNDTVEPSGTDIEKNATSCIKETCSPVPPAEILPMETCDASTTDVNLKKKKRKSLDDKPSAKRQKKLSPPDGDKGTNHNIIEGLHLEKSNKGKHKRAVSDGAINIQSSIVSPTNLSAKNVIKKKGEVVVSWTRDEDRAILLECQKLAPTKKTFIFLSSTMNKYPHQVEERFRQLMKLFKKSRNSSS from the exons ATGGATGGACTTACTAAGATGCCGTTCAATCAAggacatagtgatgaggacatgatgTATTTTCGAGATCTTTATG CTTCTCCTGCAAAAAGTGATGCAAGTTCAGTTGACATATATGATGGTTTGGACACAACAACTTTAACAG AGCAAGCAGTTGAAAAAAGCAGTCCTTCAAGAACCTGCTTGGACCTTTATGAAGAAATCCTGACAGAGGAAGGAACTGCTAAAGAAACTTCATTCAATGAT CTAAGTGGTAAATACGAGAATTGCCAGAAACAAATAAAACAATTGATTACAAGACTGAAGGAAATGAAGTCTATG AATTCAAGTTTGCAAAATGAAAATCAGTGCTTAAAAAAGAATATATCTGCCCTCATTAAAACTGCACGAGTAGAAATTACACGTAAAGAAGATGAGATCAACAGACTAAATCAGAG GTTGGGCATGCCAGGAATGAACCACAGTTTTAAACCGTCTCAAATACCAATAATGAATATTAATAATAGATCACAATCTGATGACCTCTCAAAGAACATTAGAAACACAGAGAACTTGCCAAAGAAAAATATTACTTTACAATCTAAAGACATAACAAGTCACTATTCTAAAAATCTTTGTGGTCAGGAGAAGTCTTGTGTGAAAAGTAGCCCAACGTGCCCACCAGTAAATAAACCTATTTCTAGTCATTGCAAAGATAGTATAATGAAGAGTTCCCATGTAGAGCCGCCATGCTTAGAAGCAAATGATACAAATAAGATACAAATGGGCTTGGACAACCTAAATAAGGTCACGGAGAGAAATCGGACAAAGGAAAGGCCAAAATCTAGTTCTGCCAATTTAGTAAGTGAAAATTCTGATCTAAAAGAAAAGGTACGTAGATCGCCTCTAAAATGTGGAAGAAATGATTCTTCTCAGGAAAAAAGAAATTCAAAGTCAGAAGCCAGCTCTGAGATAGAAGACCGCAAATACCATTCAATCTCCTATAAAGAAAAAATGCAGCTAAAAGATCTGGATTCTGCTAAAGAGAAAGAAGTAAGAAAATATGAAAGGTCTCCACACAGAAGGGACTCTAGAgcatatgaaaaagaaaaaaacacagaatCAAGGCATAAGACATCCGAGAAAATTGAAGAGCCACGAAGATCTAAAAGAACACATTTTTCAACCCCAAAAGATGATGGTTCCCACAAGTTCTTGGAGCAGAGTGATGGTAAAAGAAGTCTTGATACAGGTAGAAAGGATAAGCGTTCCTCAGAGTACAATGAGTCCAAGCATGGAAACAAAGATTCAAAACAAAGCAGATCTGAAAACTCCCCAAGAAATAAGCCTAATCGTGACAACAAAACTGAAAGATCTGATCGTGAAAAGAGAGGAGATGAAAAGAAAAGATCTAGAGATGACCATGATCGAAATAAGCATGACCGAAAGGATAAAATGCATGAAACAAAAGTAAAAGATACTCATCAGTCATCAAGCAAAGGTAAAGGCTCCCATTCTAAAGTAAATGAGAAGAGCAAAAATGGCGACAAAATTAAAGTGGACAGTGGCCAAAAAGACCTGAAACTGTCATTTATGGAGACCCTTAATTTAACACTTTCTCCCGCTAAAAAAACACCTGATGACGCACATCGGATGTTGCCTGTTGCCTCCATTAAGGATTGTGAGGTGGAGGAAAGCATAGCTAAAAGTTCATCTCCGCAATGCGTGACTGAAAACCATGTTGACTCTCTGTGTCCTCAACAGACTGACTTAGAACGCAGTGAACTTGTTTCATTGGATAACAGATCAACCAAAGTCTTAAATATAGAAGACGCCAACCAAGCATCTCCATCCGAACCGGTTGTAGAAATGAAAGTGCAACCAAATACAGCTGTTGAGAACCACTTACTGGAAAAGTTAACAATAGATGATAAACAGCTTGTGTCTACTGATTTACATACAGTGGACTCGGAGGTGATGGACATGCACAGTCCATTTGATGGTTCAGATCTTATTGATCTCGATTCGTTTATAGAAATTGATAGATGCAGTGGAAGTCCGAGTTCTGCAACTCCTAACATGTCTACACCTGCTGAACAGACTCAAGATATCAGTATCGTAGAGCCAAGTGAGGAAGACGACCAAGCAATGAAACTGAAATCAAATCTAACTGAAACCCCAAAAG AATTGTTACCAGAGACAAATGTCAAATCCACATGTTTATCAGCATCTGATGAAATAAACAAAGAAAATTGTCAACCAGATAACAAGCTAGACTTTGGCTGTAAAATCCCTGCAGTCGCTTGTAATGATGATTTGGAAGAAGGGGAGATTTTAAGTGAAGAAGAGCAAATGCCTAGCCAAACAATCCAACCTATAAGTAATGCTGGCCAATTGGTTGCCGACCACATAACAAGTGTGACTAAGAGCCAGTCTGGTCAAGATAGTGAACGTTTGTCCAATACAGAGAAGCCAATTATGCTCCCAGAAAAATCTGCTACAAAAAAGAAAACTAAAATTGCCACGCAATCAAAATTGTCAGCACTTCCAACCAGTAAACAAAGAAAGTTAAGTGCAGATTGTTGCCTGGACGGGATCTTAAAAATTGTCACCCCATCAAGTATTCAAGATGTTCTTCAGATGTTACGGATTATAAGAAAACACATACGAAACAAATACATGAAATTTAAGATTCAATTTCCACTTACCCAGTTTCATCGTATAATTGAAGCTGCAACATTATATTTTATTACTTTGGTAAGAAATCTAGACTGGTGCTGCATATGTTCCTCACCAGAAAGATTGCAAAAAAAGCTTTGTAGGCAAATCGAGACAAGACTGAAAAAGTTGAAAAAGAATGGTATTGTCGACAGAATTTTTGAGCAACATCTCCTTGATATGAAGAAAAGACTGTGGAAATTTGTAGAGGAGCAACTTGATTCGTTGTTTGACATCTTGAAGGTAGTGATTGTGAAACTTTGTGACAAGGCTGAAATAGAAAAAGATACAGAATCTTGCACGAATGCCCAAAAATCTGGTCCTGTAACAAATTCTCAAAATGAGAGAATCAAACATGTAGATAAACACACTTTGCCCGAATTAGGATCAGTTACCTGTCTAAGAAAACTTGAGTTCCACAATCAAGTGGAAGTATCACATCCGAAGACTCAAAATAATACTAAAATGGCTGTGCAAGTAGAACTTGTAAAGGACTTGAAACCAATTACTGTTAAAGACATTAAGGTTGATTTCACTTCTAGTAAAGTTAGCCCAACCTCGAAGTTTTATCTTCGTTCACCCACCAAGATGTCTACATCTAATGaaccaaaaaatcagcaaaatacgTCTGGTTTATCTTTTAATTTGGTAAATGATGATCACATGGGGGACGTTTTTAAGAGCTTGCTTCGTGATTCTGATAATTTGCCCTATAATGCCTTACCAGAAAGCATGTTGATATTTGGAACTCCAGAAAAATCTGGGTCCAGGCAGAAATTTGAAAATTTAGATTCCCTGTCTGAAAATAAAACTCCACCTAAAGATCCTTTTTCCTGGCCCTTAATTTTGTCTCCACATATTCCAACTTTCCCTTGTCTTGAAACTGTACTGAATCCTGATGTCTTCGATGAAAACTGTTTACTAGAGACTCCTATCAGTGCGTCTTCCAGCAAGTCCTTAAATGGCTCAGATGATCAGCTCAAATCCTATTCTTCAATTCTTCTGGAAGATCTTGCAGTATCTTTAACTGTTCCATCGCCTTTGAAATCCGATTCACATCTCAGTTTTCTTAGACCAACTTGTGTTACAGAGCCCATATCGGAAGTTGATGGAAAGTGCTGTGAGGGGTCTGTACTTGACGAAGAAGATGCAACTGAACAAGACATACATTTAACTTTGGATTCTGATAACTCAAGCATTGGATCTTTGGAAGATTTGGGCGAATCAGGCAGCTTCCAGTACCATCCAAGTGAGCCTATGCAGGCTGTTATAATGGAAAAGTCGAATGACCATTTCATTGTGAAAATAAGACGCGCTGTGTCTTCTAGCTCTCCAGTTTCTGACTGCTCACTGGAACTGACCGATAAAGCCGCCCTCAGATCTATAAAGGCTACGGAAGGTAATACAGTTGAAATAGAACCTAGACTGGACATAGAGTCAGAAGAACATACTGACAGCCAAATAATCCATTCAGATCACTTAGATTTAGCAGTTGTGGCTGAGAATTGTACAGTTGACTTAGAGAGACTGGAGAGTGTCCCCCTTGCGGTACCAGAAAATGAATCTGTATTTAAATTGCCTCCTAGTAGAAGGAAACCTGTAGAAATCCCAGCTGAAGTAAAACAAATTTCTAATGATACAGTAGAACCTTCTGGAACGGATATTGAGAAGAATGCTACAAGCTGCATTAAGGAAACCTGCAGCCCAGTTCCACCTGCTGAAATATTGCCTATGGAAACATGTGATGCCAGCACCACAGACGTAAATttgaagaaaaagaaaaggaagtcATTGGATGATAAACCATCAGCCAAACGTCAGAAAAAGTTATCTCCTCCTGATGGGGATAAAGGTACAAATCATAATATAATTGAAGGCTTGCACTTGGAGAAATCCAATAAGGGGAAACACAAAAGAGCGGTTAGTGATGGTGCTATAAACATCCAGTCCTCCATAGTCTCTCCAACGAACTTGTCTGCAAAGAACGTCATCAAAAAGAAGGGAGAAGTTGTTGTTTCTTGGACAAG AGATGAAGACCGTGCGATACTCTTGGAGTGTCAAAAACTTGCTCCAACTAAAAAGACATTTATCTTCCTATCTTCTACTATGAATAAATATCCACATCAG gtGGAAGAGAGATTCCGTCAGTTAATGAAGTTGTTTAAGAAGAGCAGAAATTCAAGCAGCTGA